The Streptomyces sp. NBC_01197 genome window below encodes:
- the ilvN gene encoding acetolactate synthase small subunit, producing the protein MSTKHTLSVLVENTPGILARIAALFSRRGFNIDSLAVGVTEHPDISRITIVVSVDDLPLEQVTKQLNKLVNVLKIVELEPGAAIQRELVLVKVRADNETRSQIVEIVQLFRAKTVDVSPEAVTIEATGGTDKLDAMLKMLEQYGIKELVQSGSIAIGRGARSITDRSLRSLERSA; encoded by the coding sequence ATGTCCACCAAGCACACGCTCTCCGTCCTGGTCGAGAACACGCCGGGCATCCTCGCCCGGATCGCCGCCCTGTTCTCCCGCCGCGGCTTCAACATCGACTCGCTCGCCGTGGGCGTCACCGAACACCCCGACATCTCCCGCATCACCATTGTGGTGAGTGTCGACGACCTGCCGCTGGAGCAGGTGACGAAGCAGCTCAACAAGCTGGTCAACGTCCTGAAGATCGTCGAACTCGAGCCCGGCGCTGCGATCCAGCGCGAGCTCGTCCTGGTGAAGGTCCGCGCCGACAACGAGACCCGCTCCCAGATCGTCGAGATCGTCCAGTTGTTCCGCGCCAAGACCGTGGATGTCTCACCGGAGGCCGTGACCATCGAGGCCACCGGCGGGACCGACAAGCTGGACGCGATGCTCAAGATGCTGGAGCAGTACGGCATCAAGGAACTCGTCCAGTCCGGCTCGATCGCCATAGGCCGCGGCGCGCGCTCCATCACCGACCGCAGCCTGCGGTCGCTCGAACGCAGCGCCTGA